In Picosynechococcus sp. PCC 7002, the following are encoded in one genomic region:
- the hypA gene encoding hydrogenase maturation nickel metallochaperone HypA, with product MHEVDMTKALILTIKDWQDSHPEPVKIEKVHLIVGQFTCVEPVSLEFTFAAQTQGTFLDGVALVIQETPLIAYCHTCQQEYAPNIGLQYSCPDCHQPMDDIRSGRELKIDRIEYAPLTLHS from the coding sequence ATGCATGAAGTGGACATGACCAAGGCACTCATCTTGACCATTAAAGATTGGCAGGATAGCCATCCCGAACCCGTCAAGATCGAAAAAGTCCACCTCATCGTGGGGCAATTCACCTGTGTTGAACCCGTCAGCTTGGAATTCACTTTTGCTGCCCAAACCCAAGGCACGTTTCTCGATGGGGTAGCCCTGGTGATCCAAGAAACGCCCCTGATTGCCTACTGCCACACCTGCCAACAAGAATATGCCCCCAATATCGGCCTGCAATATTCTTGCCCAGACTGTCATCAGCCTATGGATGATATCCGCTCCGGTCGTGAGCTAAAAATCGACCGCATTGAATACGCTCCCTTAACTCTCCATTCCTAG